Proteins found in one Planococcus citri chromosome 2, ihPlaCitr1.1, whole genome shotgun sequence genomic segment:
- the LOC135838255 gene encoding gastrula zinc finger protein XlCGF7.1-like — MGKISDVFVCPNMCGRSYKQKAGLYRHLKYECGCEKQFQCSECFKAFAHILTESFVCSNGCGRQYKYKCGLQQHLNYECGRERQFKCPECPKAFHRKCNWKVHLFTGSLFACPNACGRRYKYKKGLQQHLNYECGREKQFKCTLCPRAFHHKSEYFYCPKRCGRKYKYQQGLKAHLKYECGLEKQFKCVKCGKAFVHKSNLRAHMVNIHSTICPDEIIPRRRRRHHHHHHRQNPL; from the exons ATGG gaaaaatttcgGATGTATTCGTTTGCCCGAATATGTGCGGTCGTTCGTATAAGCAAAAAGCGGGACTTTACCGGCATCTGAAATACGAATGTGGATGCGAAAAACAGTTCCAATGTTCCGAATGTTTCAAAGCTTTCGCTC acATACTTACAGAATCGTTCGTGTGTTCGAATGGCTGCGGACGTCAGTACAAGTACAAATGTGGCCTGCAACAGCATTTGAATTACGAATGTGGTCGCGAAAGGCAGTTCAAATGTCCCGAATGTCCGAAAGCTTTTCATCGCAAATGCAACTGGAAAGTTCATCTAT ttacAGGATCATTATTCGCATGTCCGAATGCTTGTGGTCGTCGGTATAAGTATAAAAAAGGACTTCAGCAGCATTTGAATTACGAATGCGGACGTGAGAAACAGTTCAAATGCACTTTATGTCCCAGAGCTTTTCATCATAAAAGTG aatatttttactGCCCTAAACGATGCGGTCGCAAGTACAAGTATCAACAAGGACTCAAAGCGCATTTAAAATACGAGTGTGGACTAGAAAAGCAATTCAAATGCGTCAAATGTGGTAAAGCCTTTGTGCATAAGAGTAATCTTAGAGCGCATATGGTGAACATTCATTCGACCATTTGCCCGGATGAAATTATACctcggcgtcgtcgtcgtcatcatcatcatcatcatcgtcagaATCCTTTATAA
- the LOC135838252 gene encoding zinc finger protein 69-like — protein MNGEGFDGYGISCPKGCGKTYKYKSSVRNHLRECGVEPQFVCRVSRLGGYEKAASKSTQQASEIFYFYCPLRCGRKYKYKWNLNQHLRYECGQEKQFKCTMCSKTFAHKRIISDVFVCPNTCGRSYKYRAGLYQHLKYECGRAKQFQCFKCFKDFARRSSLKIHLSNVHSLV, from the exons ATGAATGGCGAAGGATTCGACGGGTATGGTATATCTTGCCCTAAAGGATGTGGTAAAACGTACAAGTACAAGAGTAGCGTTCGAAATCACCTGAGGGAATGTGGAGTAGAGCCTCAGTTCGTTTGTCGTGTAT CAAGATTAGGCGGATACGAAAAAGCTGCGAGTAAAAGCACCCAACAAGCTTCCGAAATCTTTTATTTCTATTGCCCTCTTCGGTGTGGTAGGAAATATAAGTACAAGTGGAACCTCAATCAACACTTGAGGTACGAATGTGGCCAAGAGAAACAATTCAAATGCACCATGTGTAGTAAAACATTCGCTCACAAGA gaaTAATTTCAGATGTATTCGTTTGCCCGAATACTTGCGGTCGATCGTATAAATATAGAGCGGGACTTTACCAGCATCTGAAATACGAATGTGGTCGCGCAAAACAGTTCCAatgtttcaaatgtttcaaagaTTTCGCTCGCAGAAGCTCCTTGAAGATTCATTTATCCAACGTGCACAGTTTGGTTTAG
- the LOC135838249 gene encoding zinc finger protein 782-like has translation MIEPTFSYPLEKIYTCTNCGRGYVSMSNLNRHLRFQCGVHRKFKCPLCAKKFVLKQHLKSHLISQSSPNPTPRCKKNYDFEVDWDGYYICPNKCGRKYKIKGSLTKHYTLECGVQPQFRCGICSKSFKQKVTLKAHLVSIHGKNGDETGTGPTTYYACPNKCGRKYKHVGNMKRHARLECGVEPKFQCDVCGKKFRQKVHEQSHMLTHLRHL, from the exons ATGATCGAGCCGACATTCTCGTaccctttggaaaaaatttacacctGTACGAATTGCGGCAGAGGTTACGTTTCGATGAGTAATTTAAACAGGCATCTTAGATTCCAATGCGGAGTTCATAGGAAGTTCAAATGTCCACTTTGCGCTAAGAAATTCGTCCTTAAACAGCACCTTAAATCGCACTTGATCA GTCAAAGTTCACCGAATCCGACTCCgaggtgcaaaaaaaattacgacttcGAAGTTGATTGGGATGGGTATTACATTTGTCCAAATAAATGCGGACGCAAGTATAAAATAAAAGGAAGCCTTACCAAACATTACACTTTGGAGTGCGGAGTCCAACCTCAGTTTCGTTGCGGAATTTGTTCCAAATCGTTTAAGCAAAAAGTTACGTTGAAAGCACATCTCGTATCTATTCATGGAAAA AATGGCGACGAAACTGGTACTGGTCCAACTACGTATTACGCTTGTCCCAATAAATGTGGTCGTAAATATAAACATGTTGGAAATATGAAAAGACACGCCAGACTGGAATGTGGTGTTGAACCTAAATTTCAGTGCGATGTTTGCGGAAAGAAATTTAGACAAAAAGTACACGAGCAGTCGCACATGTTGACTCATTTGAGGCATCTgtga
- the LOC135838257 gene encoding gastrula zinc finger protein XlCGF46.1-like — MLEHSLNYLWETEVLEQLCKIFECPRSCGRQYKNKAALENHMKKLKCPEGNKRLFICSELQFNVVFVCPNGCGRQYKSKGPLQRHLKYECGQEKQFECSACSKKFSPVSGTETTFVCPNACGCQYTYKRSLQRHLKYECGQSKQQFKCLHCDRLFSRNDNLRAHYVVAHNTLLD, encoded by the exons ATGCTGGAGCATTCTCTAAATTATTTATGGGAAACTGAAGTGTTGG AACAGCTTTGTAAAATATTCGAGTGTCCGAGATCGTGTGGTCGTCAGTATAAGAATAAAGCAGCACTTGAAAATCATATGAAGAAGTTGAAGTGTCCCGAAGGAAACAAAAGACTATTCATATGTTCCGAAT TACAATTCAATGTAGTTTTTGTTTGTCCGAATGGTTGCGGTCGTCAGTATAAAAGTAAAGGCCCACTTCAGAGACATTTGAAATACGAATGTGGCCAAGAAAAGCAGTTCGAATGTTCCGCGTGTTCTAAGAAATTCAGCC cagtatccGGCACTGAGACGACGTTTGTTTGTCCTAATGCTTGCGGATGTCAGTATACTTATAAAAGATCTCTTCAAAGGCATTTGAAGTACGAATGTGGGCAAAGTAAACAACAATTCAAATGTCTGCATTGTGATAGACTGTTCTCTCGTAACGATAATTTGAGAGCTCATTATGTTGTGGCTCATAATACATTATTAGATTGA